The window TATTCGGATGCGAGCCACCCAAAAGGTGAACCAAATTCTGAGCCAGGCGCTTCAGCCCGCTATCCCTGAAAACATCAGAGAGCGTATCAAACAGGAAATTCCGGGGATCCGAGCGTTTATTATGGAATAGCGGCAAAGGAGAAAGGAAATCCATGATTATCGTCGGTGAAAAAATCAATGCCAGCCTGCCGGCTGCCAACGCGATCATTTACCAACAGGATGACCGTAAACTTGTGGAGCTGGCCCAGGAACAGGTTCATGCAGGGGTTGACTTTATTGATGTGAACGTGGCGACCGGAGTTGGGTCCCGGGATGATGAGATTGCAGCCGTCCAGTGGGCCGTCGAAACCATCCAAAAAACAATGGACACCCCGCTTTGTATCGACAGCGCCGACCGGGCCGTACTGGAAGCAGCCCTTGAGGTCAACGGTGACAGGCCCGTTATGATCAACTCTACCAAAGCCGAAGATGACAACCTAAAAGAGATTATACCTTTGGCGGTTCACTACAACGCCTCCCTGGTTGCGCTGGCGATGGATCAAGACGGTATCCCCAAGACCGTCAAAGACCGTCTGCTCGCTTGTGAAAAAATTGCCGATGCCTGCCGAACATTCGGGCTGTCGCTGGAGAATGTTTATTTCGACCCCCTGGTGCTTCCCGTCAGCACGGATATCCGGCAAGGCCGCGTCTCTTTAGATACCTTGGCTGCCATTAAAAAAGAATTCCCCACAGCCAAAACCGTTATGGGTCTTTCCAACGTGTCGTATGGTCTTCCGGAACGGGCCAGGCTGAATATCGCCTTTCTGCATATGGCGGTCTTTGCCGGTCTCGATGCCGCGATCATGGATCCGTTTGATCGCGATTTGACAGCAGCGGTCCGAACCGCCGAGGCGCTTATTGGAAAAGATCGGTATTGTCGACGCTA of the Candidatus Desulfatibia profunda genome contains:
- a CDS encoding dihydropteroate synthase, with the translated sequence MIIVGEKINASLPAANAIIYQQDDRKLVELAQEQVHAGVDFIDVNVATGVGSRDDEIAAVQWAVETIQKTMDTPLCIDSADRAVLEAALEVNGDRPVMINSTKAEDDNLKEIIPLAVHYNASLVALAMDQDGIPKTVKDRLLACEKIADACRTFGLSLENVYFDPLVLPVSTDIRQGRVSLDTLAAIKKEFPTAKTVMGLSNVSYGLPERARLNIAFLHMAVFAGLDAAIMDPFDRDLTAAVRTAEALIGKDRYCRRYTRAFRNK